The segment TGTGTTTATTTGCTTCTGCGGTAGCTTTAAATTTCGCTCTTAAAGCGGAAATGGTTTTTTCGTCTTTTACTTCTTCTTCATTACCCATGCCTATGGCACGGGGTTCTGCGGAGCCAATACTTGAACCAGGAGTCATGTAAATTTCTTCACAGGCAAGAGAAATCAATGCCCCTGCAGACCAGGCTTCACCTAACACAAATGCCTTTACGGGAATGGGCTTTAGCTCTTCCAAGGATTTAACAATTTCCCCAGCAGCATCCACTCTTCCCCCAAAAGTATCAATCTCTACTATTACTGCAGAGGCGTGTTCTTCCTTTGCTTCTCTGGTTACGCGTTTAACAAATGCCGAAAGCCCCAAGTCAATTACCCCTTTTATGGGGACGACATAAACCGCACTTTTTTCCTGACTATATCCGGAATTTAATAACCCCCCTAACCCGTAACCAAGAACCAGTAACCAAAGAAATAATTTGGGAAATCTCTTAAAAATCTGTGCAATCATAGTTATTAATATACCATTCAAATCTGGATGTGTCAATTGTATTGACATAAAAGGGTATTTTTGTTATTTTATTTGTCTATAATAGCAAAAATCTTTGGGGCCGTAGCTCAGTTGGGAGAGCAACAGGCTGGCAGTCTGTGGGTCAGGGGTTCAAATCCCCTCGGCTCCACCATATTGAATTATCCGCATCGCCCTCGCCTTCGGCTCGGGCTTCGGCAGGCAGATTGGCGAGGAAATTAAAAAGTTTATGAAATCAATTGACACGCTTCAGAAATTTACCCCCACACCAATAAATTATGTATTATGTTTATTTGATAAAAAGCAAAAAAGACAACAACCTTTATTTAGGTTCAACTAATGATTTAAGAAGAAGATTAAGAGAGCATAACAGAGGATCGGTTTTGGCTACTAAATTAAGAGGACCTTTTGAATTGATTTATTATGAAGCATATAGAACAGAAAAAGATGCAAGGGAACGAGAGCATAATTTGAAATTGAGAAGTAAAGCCTTTATCCAACTTAAAAAACGAATTCAAGCTAGCCTGGATGATAAGAATTAAAGCAATTAAGAAA is part of the Candidatus Omnitrophota bacterium genome and harbors:
- a CDS encoding GIY-YIG nuclease family protein; protein product: MIKSKKDNNLYLGSTNDLRRRLREHNRGSVLATKLRGPFELIYYEAYRTEKDAREREHNLKLRSKAFIQLKKRIQASLDDKN